From the genome of Buteo buteo chromosome 4, bButBut1.hap1.1, whole genome shotgun sequence:
gtgggaaTCTGAGGAGGAGACTAcctttctattattatttttaatttttttttttacattattttcgCCGTACGAGGAGGACGCTCGGAATTCACCGGCCTGTCGGCTCCCGAGAGGGACCCGGGGATCGCGCGGCCGCTTTTCTtcgtcttctttttttttttttttttttttttcccgtttggtttgtttgtttgcttgctttgatttgggtggttggttttttattttgttatttttatcattttcctttttccgctgagcagcagcggcggcggcagcagcagcaatatgGCTGGTgatgggttttttggggggcgCTGGCGGCGGGAGGAGCTCTCGGAAGCCCCTGCGCGCCCGGCTCGCTGTTAGCTATGGCAAatggcagcggcggcggcggcggcggctcctacccgggcggcagcggcggcggcggcggcggcattAGAATGAGTAACAATATCAACGCCAACAATCTCAACACAGACTCGTCCTCCTCCCCCGTCAATGTGCCCAAGATGGATGCGCTCATCATCCCGGTGACCATGGAGGTGCCCTGCGATAGCCGCGGACAGCGCATGTGGTGGGCTTTCCTCGCCTCATCCATGGTCACTTTCTTTGGGGGACTGTTTATCATCCTGCTG
Proteins encoded in this window:
- the KCNMA1 gene encoding calcium-activated potassium channel subunit alpha-1 isoform X27; protein product: MANGSGGGGGGSYPGGSGGGGGGIRMSNNINANNLNTDSSSSPVNVPKMDALIIPVTMEVPCDSRGQRMWWAFLASSMVTFFGGLFIILLWRTLKYLWTVCCHCGVKNKHFPLHMVRQICKGCRGS
- the KCNMA1 gene encoding calcium-activated potassium channel subunit alpha-1 isoform X25, with product MANGSGGGGGGSYPGGSGGGGGGIRMSNNINANNLNTDSSSSPVNVPKMDALIIPVTMEVPCDSRGQRMWWAFLASSMVTFFGGLFIILLWRTLKYLWTVCCHCGVKNKCFSCKNRMTKCLVGLQISLELHWTLAISVPQV
- the KCNMA1 gene encoding calcium-activated potassium channel subunit alpha-1 isoform X26, yielding MANGSGGGGGGSYPGGSGGGGGGIRMSNNINANNLNTDSSSSPVNVPKMDALIIPVTMEVPCDSRGQRMWWAFLASSMVTFFGGLFIILLWRTLKYLWTVCCHCGVKNKKKKEKSFQQAERLCNHFRNLACIVL
- the KCNMA1 gene encoding calcium-activated potassium channel subunit alpha-1 isoform X24, which codes for MANGSGGGGGGSYPGGSGGGGGGIRMSNNINANNLNTDSSSSPVNVPKMDALIIPVTMEVPCDSRGQRMWWAFLASSMVTFFGGLFIILLWRTLKYLWTVCCHCGVKNKEAQKINGGGDTQVDGACKPTDEKEENVAAEVGWMTSVKDWAGVMISAQTLTGRVLNRSLWIEMH